A part of Solicola gregarius genomic DNA contains:
- a CDS encoding acyl-CoA thioesterase — translation MDDEDLRLGDFPAVRTITTRWMDEDVYGHVNNVTYYSYFDTAVNGYLIDAAGTDIRRLDAVGIVAETSCRFRRELRFPGDVRVGIAVDRLGTSSIVYRLAIFQDPDPAPAAVGRFVHVYVESASRSVTPVPDVIRRAVGRL, via the coding sequence GTGGATGACGAGGACCTTCGGCTCGGCGACTTTCCGGCCGTTCGTACGATCACCACTCGGTGGATGGACGAGGACGTCTACGGCCACGTCAACAACGTCACGTACTACTCGTACTTCGACACCGCCGTGAACGGCTACCTGATCGACGCGGCCGGCACCGACATCCGACGCCTCGACGCGGTCGGGATCGTGGCCGAGACGAGCTGTCGGTTCCGACGCGAGCTGCGGTTCCCGGGAGACGTACGTGTCGGCATCGCGGTCGATCGGCTCGGCACCTCCAGCATCGTCTACCGGCTCGCGATCTTTCAGGACCCCGACCCGGCTCCCGCCGCCGTCGGCCGGTTCGTGCACGTGTACGTCGAGTCCGCGTCGCGCTCGGTGACGCCGGTGCCGGACGTCATCCGCCGCGCGGTCGGTCGGCTCTGA
- the smc gene encoding chromosome segregation protein SMC has protein sequence MYLKSLTLRGFKSFASSTTLQLEPGITCVVGPNGSGKSNVVDALSWVMGEQGVKSLRGGKMEDVIFAGTSGRPPLGRAEVVLTIDNGDGALPIDYTEVTIARTMFRNGGSEYAINGQSCRLLDVQELLSDSGIGREMHVIVGQGQLDSILRATPEERRGFIEEAAGVLKHRKRKEKALRKLDATEGNLTRLGDLLSEIRRQLKPLGRQAEVARKAAVIQADVRDARARLLADEVVAAREELKSELADETAIKERRAAAEKALTATRNDEGALEDQLRADAPRLQAAQDTWYSLSGLRERFRGTASLATERVRRAADDAEDLPEGRDPEQMETEAAQIREQENAIAQEVSAAGAALEDAIERRTTAEEAYTTEERRIAGLVRAAADRREGLARLHGQVNAAKSRARAAEEEIGRITQSRAEAASRAEVAEHDFAALETQVAGLDAGESGLDAEHDSAQSEFDQLTSELTDVRDRAQVAERDRAALAARKEALELGLTRKDGTDALLAAAERVGGIGGSVAATVSVRHGYETAVASALGPVADAVVADGPATAARAIAELKRSDSGRAGLLLGGAAAPRSDWPALPGGATYAIDALEAPEALLPALRDALSQVAVVDDLDAARSLVESAPDVVAVTRDGDLLGRHFAAGGSSSTPSLLEVQAAVDEAAEQLTDAGHTVERLTFEVSRLTDRQGEAQRRVDVALARLHESDAAMAAVAEKLGQFGSTARAAREEADRLDRSIADAQQNRDEHVRTLATLEERLSDAQQAPDEEPDTTELESLAEQAKGARGAETEGRLALRTAEERARALHGRADSLLAAAQAQREAQARAEQRRRQRIREAEVARAVLVATDDALGRLDRSIDAAANARAEVQHARSVREEQLAGIRTRLRELTTELERLTDSVHRDEIARAEQRLRIEALEQRSIDELGLDVEALIGEYGPEVPIPVHPEGEATEAADGDESAEDPATDDTEPVVETMPFDREQQRKRLRSAERAMAQLGKVNPLALEEFSALEERHKFLTEQLEDLRKTRKDLLDIVADVDTRVEQVFTDAWYDTAAAFEGVFSRLFPGGEGKLVLTDPSDMLTTGIDVEARPAGKKVKRLSLLSGGERSLVAVAFLVSLFKARPSPFYILDEVEAALDDVNLGRLLEIYEELRENSQLVVITHQKRTMEVADALYGVSMRGDGVSAVISQRIREAQAAS, from the coding sequence TTGTATCTGAAGAGCCTGACGCTCCGCGGATTCAAGTCGTTCGCCTCCTCCACCACTCTCCAGCTCGAGCCCGGCATCACGTGTGTCGTGGGCCCGAACGGCTCCGGCAAGTCCAACGTCGTCGACGCGTTGTCGTGGGTCATGGGCGAGCAGGGCGTCAAGTCGTTGCGCGGCGGCAAGATGGAAGACGTCATCTTCGCGGGTACTTCCGGTCGACCGCCCCTTGGGCGCGCGGAGGTCGTGCTCACCATCGACAACGGCGACGGCGCGCTCCCGATCGACTACACCGAGGTCACCATCGCGCGGACGATGTTCCGCAACGGCGGCTCCGAGTACGCGATCAACGGCCAGTCCTGCCGGCTGCTCGACGTGCAGGAGCTGCTGAGCGACTCCGGCATCGGTCGCGAGATGCACGTGATCGTCGGCCAGGGGCAGCTCGACTCGATCCTGCGCGCGACGCCGGAGGAGCGGCGCGGCTTCATCGAAGAGGCCGCGGGCGTGCTCAAGCACCGCAAGCGCAAGGAGAAGGCACTTCGCAAGCTGGACGCGACGGAGGGCAACCTGACGCGTCTCGGCGATCTGCTGAGCGAGATCCGCCGCCAGCTCAAGCCCCTCGGCCGCCAGGCGGAGGTCGCCCGCAAGGCGGCGGTCATCCAGGCCGACGTACGCGACGCGCGGGCACGGCTGCTCGCCGACGAGGTCGTGGCCGCCCGCGAGGAGCTGAAGAGCGAGCTGGCCGACGAGACGGCCATCAAGGAGCGCCGCGCCGCGGCGGAGAAGGCGCTGACGGCGACCCGCAACGACGAGGGCGCGCTCGAAGACCAGTTGCGAGCCGATGCGCCGCGCCTGCAGGCTGCGCAGGACACCTGGTATTCGCTCTCCGGTCTGCGCGAACGGTTCCGCGGCACCGCGAGCCTCGCCACCGAGCGCGTACGCCGCGCCGCCGACGATGCCGAGGACCTGCCCGAGGGTCGCGACCCCGAGCAGATGGAGACCGAGGCGGCGCAGATCCGCGAGCAGGAGAACGCGATCGCGCAGGAGGTGTCGGCCGCAGGTGCCGCCCTCGAGGATGCGATCGAGCGACGTACGACTGCCGAGGAGGCCTACACCACCGAGGAGCGGCGCATCGCCGGCCTCGTACGCGCGGCCGCGGACCGCCGGGAAGGGCTGGCCCGCCTGCACGGTCAGGTGAACGCGGCGAAGAGCCGGGCGCGCGCCGCGGAGGAGGAGATCGGCCGTATCACCCAGAGCCGCGCCGAGGCGGCATCGCGCGCGGAGGTGGCCGAGCACGACTTCGCCGCGTTGGAGACACAGGTCGCCGGCCTCGACGCCGGAGAGAGTGGGCTCGACGCCGAGCACGACTCGGCACAGTCCGAGTTCGACCAGCTCACCTCCGAGCTGACCGACGTACGCGACCGCGCCCAGGTCGCCGAGCGCGACCGCGCCGCGCTGGCGGCGCGTAAGGAGGCGCTCGAGCTGGGTCTGACCCGCAAGGACGGCACCGATGCGCTGCTCGCTGCCGCGGAGCGAGTGGGCGGCATCGGCGGCTCGGTCGCTGCGACGGTGAGTGTTCGACACGGGTACGAGACCGCTGTCGCGTCCGCGCTCGGACCCGTCGCGGACGCCGTGGTCGCCGACGGTCCCGCCACCGCGGCGCGCGCGATCGCGGAGCTCAAACGCAGCGACTCCGGCCGTGCGGGCCTGCTGCTCGGCGGCGCGGCGGCGCCCCGCTCCGACTGGCCCGCTCTCCCCGGCGGCGCCACGTACGCGATCGACGCGCTCGAGGCGCCCGAGGCGCTGCTGCCGGCGTTGCGCGATGCGCTTTCCCAGGTCGCCGTCGTCGACGACCTCGACGCCGCCCGGAGCCTGGTCGAGTCCGCCCCGGACGTCGTCGCCGTCACCCGCGACGGCGACCTGCTGGGCCGGCACTTCGCTGCCGGCGGCTCCTCGTCCACGCCGAGCCTGCTCGAGGTGCAGGCGGCCGTCGACGAGGCCGCGGAGCAGTTGACCGACGCGGGGCACACCGTGGAGCGGCTGACGTTCGAGGTGTCCCGCCTGACCGACCGGCAGGGCGAGGCCCAGCGGCGCGTTGACGTCGCCCTGGCCCGCTTGCACGAGTCCGACGCCGCGATGGCGGCGGTGGCCGAGAAGCTCGGTCAGTTCGGTTCGACAGCGCGGGCGGCGCGGGAAGAAGCCGATCGGCTCGACCGCTCGATCGCGGACGCACAGCAGAACCGCGACGAGCACGTACGCACCCTCGCGACGCTCGAGGAGCGCCTTTCCGACGCGCAGCAGGCTCCCGACGAGGAGCCCGACACGACCGAGCTGGAGTCGCTGGCCGAGCAGGCGAAGGGGGCGCGGGGCGCCGAGACCGAGGGCCGGCTCGCCCTGCGTACGGCCGAGGAGCGTGCCCGCGCCCTGCACGGCCGCGCCGACTCCTTGCTCGCCGCGGCACAGGCGCAGCGCGAGGCCCAGGCGCGTGCCGAACAACGACGCCGACAGCGCATTCGCGAGGCCGAGGTCGCGCGTGCGGTGTTGGTCGCGACCGACGATGCGCTCGGCCGGCTCGACCGGTCGATCGACGCCGCGGCGAACGCTCGCGCCGAGGTGCAGCATGCGCGCTCGGTCCGCGAGGAACAGCTGGCAGGCATACGCACCCGCCTGCGCGAGCTGACCACCGAGCTCGAGCGACTCACCGACTCCGTGCACCGCGACGAGATAGCGCGGGCGGAGCAGCGACTGCGGATCGAGGCCCTCGAGCAGCGTTCGATCGACGAGCTCGGGCTCGACGTCGAGGCGCTGATCGGCGAGTACGGTCCAGAGGTTCCGATACCGGTCCACCCGGAGGGCGAAGCGACGGAAGCCGCCGACGGCGACGAGTCGGCCGAGGACCCGGCGACCGACGACACCGAGCCGGTCGTCGAGACGATGCCGTTCGACCGCGAGCAGCAGCGAAAGCGCCTGCGGTCCGCCGAACGCGCGATGGCTCAGCTGGGCAAGGTCAACCCGCTCGCGCTCGAGGAGTTCTCCGCGCTCGAGGAGCGGCACAAGTTCCTGACCGAGCAGCTCGAAGATCTGCGCAAGACGCGTAAGGACCTCCTCGACATCGTCGCCGACGTCGACACCCGCGTCGAACAGGTCTTCACCGATGCGTGGTACGACACGGCGGCCGCTTTCGAGGGCGTGTTCTCCCGGCTGTTCCCGGGCGGCGAGGGCAAGCTGGTGCTGACCGATCCGTCGGACATGCTCACCACCGGCATCGATGTCGAGGCCAGGCCGGCGGGCAAGAAGGTCAAGCGGCTGTCGCTGCTGTCGGGTGGCGAACGCTCGCTGGTGGCCGTCGCGTTCCTGGTATCGCTGTTCAAGGCACGCCCGAGCCCGTTCTACATCCTCGACGAGGTCGAGGCGGCGCTCGACGACGTCAATCTCGGCCGGCTGCTGGAGATCTACGAGGAGCTGCGCGAGAACTCCCAGCTGGTCGTCATCACGCACCAGAAGCGCACCATGGAGGTCGCCGACGCGCTGTACGGCGTCTCGATGCGCGGCGACGGGGTCTCGGCCGTCATCAGCCAGCGCATCCGCGAGGCACAGGCCGCCTCCTAG
- a CDS encoding sodium:solute symporter family protein, translated as MAQESLRLDTDFFDYALIALYFVFVLGIGYAAKRRVSTSIDFFLSGRSLPAWVTGLAFISANLGAVEIMGMSANGAQFGMATMHYFWIGAVPAMLFLGVVMMPFYYGSGVRSVPEFMRRRFGTGAHLVNALSFALAQILIAGVNLYLLATIVEALLGWDQWVSLVVAALVVLSYTALGGLSAAIYNEVLQFFIIVAALLPLTIVALHKIGGWDGLTDAVSDSPGGSEQMSSWPGLGLTGFDSPFWSVVGIVFGLGFVLSFGYWTTNFVEVQRAMASNSISSARRSPIIGAYPKMFIPFIVVVPGMIAAIIVPEIADFKAGTSSGGDVDYNDAILYLMRDLLPNGMLGVAIAGLIASFMAGMAANISAFNTVFSYDLWQQYIVRNQRDSYYTLIGRLATVAATVLAIGTAAIASSYDNLMDYLQTLFGFFNAPLFATFILGMFWKRMSAAAGWSGLVSGTLAAVLVGILSEDMLGSLSTGALDLTGQGASFVAAGAAFGVDIVVSVLVTLFTRPRAESELTGLVYSLTPKETLTDPDQEHLPWYQSPVKLAGVALVLVIILNLLFI; from the coding sequence CTGGCACAGGAATCGCTTCGCCTGGATACCGATTTCTTCGACTACGCGCTCATCGCTCTGTACTTCGTCTTCGTGCTCGGTATCGGCTATGCCGCGAAGCGCCGGGTGTCGACGAGCATCGACTTCTTCCTCTCGGGACGTTCGCTGCCCGCCTGGGTGACCGGGCTCGCCTTCATCTCTGCGAACCTCGGCGCGGTCGAGATCATGGGCATGTCGGCGAACGGCGCGCAGTTCGGCATGGCGACCATGCACTACTTCTGGATCGGCGCCGTGCCGGCGATGCTGTTCCTGGGCGTCGTGATGATGCCGTTCTACTACGGCTCCGGCGTACGAAGCGTGCCGGAGTTCATGCGCCGGCGATTCGGTACCGGCGCCCACCTCGTCAATGCATTGAGCTTCGCTCTCGCGCAGATCCTCATCGCGGGCGTCAACCTCTACCTGCTCGCCACGATCGTCGAGGCCCTGCTCGGTTGGGACCAGTGGGTCTCGCTCGTGGTCGCGGCGTTGGTCGTCTTGAGCTACACCGCACTCGGTGGGTTGTCCGCGGCGATCTACAACGAGGTGCTGCAGTTCTTCATCATCGTGGCGGCCCTGTTGCCGCTGACGATCGTCGCCTTGCACAAGATCGGCGGCTGGGACGGTCTGACCGATGCCGTGTCGGACAGCCCGGGCGGCTCCGAGCAGATGTCGTCCTGGCCGGGCCTCGGTCTCACCGGCTTCGACAGCCCGTTCTGGTCGGTCGTCGGCATCGTGTTCGGACTCGGCTTCGTGCTCAGCTTCGGCTACTGGACGACGAACTTCGTCGAGGTACAGCGCGCGATGGCGTCGAACTCGATCTCGTCCGCGAGGCGTTCGCCGATCATCGGCGCGTACCCGAAGATGTTCATCCCGTTCATCGTCGTGGTGCCGGGCATGATCGCCGCGATCATCGTGCCCGAGATCGCCGACTTCAAGGCCGGCACCTCCAGCGGTGGCGACGTCGACTACAACGACGCGATCCTCTACCTGATGCGCGACCTCCTGCCCAACGGCATGCTCGGCGTCGCGATCGCGGGCCTGATCGCGTCCTTCATGGCGGGCATGGCGGCCAACATCTCGGCATTCAACACCGTCTTCAGCTACGACCTCTGGCAGCAGTACATCGTGCGCAACCAGCGCGACTCGTATTACACCCTGATCGGCCGGCTCGCGACCGTCGCCGCGACGGTACTCGCCATCGGCACGGCCGCGATCGCGTCCAGCTACGACAACCTGATGGACTACCTGCAGACGCTGTTCGGCTTCTTCAACGCGCCGCTGTTCGCGACGTTCATCCTCGGTATGTTCTGGAAGCGGATGAGCGCGGCCGCGGGCTGGAGCGGCCTCGTCTCCGGCACCCTCGCGGCCGTCCTGGTCGGAATCCTCAGCGAGGACATGCTCGGGTCGTTGAGCACCGGTGCACTCGACCTCACCGGCCAGGGTGCGAGCTTCGTCGCGGCCGGCGCGGCCTTCGGCGTCGACATCGTGGTGAGCGTCCTCGTCACGCTCTTCACCCGTCCACGGGCCGAGTCGGAGCTGACCGGCCTGGTCTACTCGTTGACCCCGAAGGAGACCTTGACCGACCCGGACCAGGAGCACCTACCGTGGTACCAGTCGCCGGTGAAGCTGGCGGGCGTCGCGCTAGTGCTCGTGATCATCCTCAACCTGCTGTTCATCTGA
- a CDS encoding sulfatase family protein, with product MSFTRTRRLTTTAPVVAAALVASASGVAQPAGTAAKGPSRAAAGTELQTPQVAADPCDRRWPAHSTKPSAGAHSLGRTAPTTGGPAASRRPNILTIMVDDMRADEIRGPWMKHTRNLIGKRGATFRNSFAPYPLCGPARASFLTGKYSHNHGVRDNTKPSAFRRLHDGNTVATWLDRDGSKGDYTTAFLGKYINGYADPTYVPPGWDHWNASLGKTTQQARSTKLSRNGHGVIDLDGQFQTKAYGERGARLVSRFAKRKRPFFMTLSFSAPHVGGPREPDDPPGLRTPARLPKNRHLYEDRIVRPQGVRGEPCNRSKPSAVTDLPRIGPAVQRKIVELRQQRAQSLVTVDAQVRRVMGALRRSGELSNTYVIFTSDNGFFLGEFRQRAGKRLSYEPALRTPTLVRGPGISRGVRPRAPFTSIDFAPTIAAMARVKKHGRVDGASLLSAARSGESKWRRAILTDAGPYEGEPWYGRGVRARGLMYARYRDPRVTEELFDIAADPQQNHNVVDRERYRKATKRMRTAYRALRDCRGRECR from the coding sequence ATGTCATTCACTCGAACCCGGCGGCTCACGACGACCGCGCCGGTCGTCGCTGCGGCGCTCGTCGCGAGCGCGAGCGGTGTCGCGCAGCCGGCCGGAACTGCCGCCAAAGGGCCGTCTCGCGCCGCGGCGGGAACCGAGCTGCAGACCCCGCAGGTCGCGGCAGATCCGTGCGACCGGCGTTGGCCCGCGCACTCGACCAAGCCGTCAGCGGGTGCCCACAGCCTCGGGCGTACGGCGCCGACCACCGGTGGTCCCGCGGCGTCGCGCCGGCCGAATATCCTCACCATCATGGTCGACGACATGCGGGCCGACGAGATCCGCGGTCCGTGGATGAAGCACACCCGGAACCTGATCGGCAAGCGCGGCGCGACGTTCCGGAACTCCTTCGCGCCGTACCCGTTGTGCGGCCCGGCCCGCGCGTCGTTCCTGACCGGCAAGTACAGCCACAACCACGGCGTACGCGACAACACGAAGCCCTCCGCGTTCCGTCGCCTCCACGACGGCAACACGGTCGCGACCTGGCTGGACCGCGACGGGTCCAAGGGTGACTACACCACCGCCTTTCTCGGCAAGTACATCAACGGCTACGCCGACCCGACGTACGTGCCGCCCGGGTGGGACCACTGGAACGCGTCGCTCGGCAAGACGACCCAGCAGGCCCGGAGCACCAAGCTCAGCCGCAACGGCCACGGCGTCATCGACCTCGACGGTCAGTTCCAGACGAAGGCGTACGGCGAGCGTGGTGCGCGGTTGGTCTCCCGGTTCGCGAAGCGCAAGAGGCCGTTCTTCATGACGCTCTCGTTCAGTGCCCCGCACGTCGGCGGCCCGCGGGAGCCGGACGACCCGCCCGGGTTGCGTACGCCCGCGCGGCTGCCGAAGAACCGGCATCTCTACGAGGACCGGATCGTCCGCCCGCAAGGCGTACGTGGCGAGCCGTGTAACCGAAGCAAGCCGAGTGCGGTCACCGATCTGCCGCGCATCGGTCCAGCAGTGCAACGCAAGATCGTCGAGCTTCGCCAGCAGCGCGCGCAGTCGCTGGTGACCGTCGATGCCCAGGTTCGCAGGGTCATGGGTGCCCTGCGCCGGTCGGGCGAGCTCTCCAACACGTACGTGATCTTCACGTCCGACAATGGCTTCTTCCTCGGGGAGTTCCGCCAGCGTGCCGGAAAGCGGCTCTCCTACGAGCCGGCCCTTCGCACGCCGACCCTGGTCCGGGGACCCGGCATCTCCCGCGGGGTACGTCCCCGCGCGCCGTTCACGAGCATCGACTTCGCGCCGACGATCGCCGCGATGGCAAGGGTCAAGAAGCACGGCCGGGTAGACGGTGCGTCGCTGCTGTCGGCCGCCAGAAGCGGGGAGTCGAAGTGGCGCCGCGCGATCCTGACCGACGCGGGTCCGTACGAAGGCGAGCCGTGGTATGGCCGCGGAGTTCGCGCACGGGGGCTGATGTACGCGCGCTACCGGGATCCGCGAGTGACGGAGGAGCTGTTCGACATCGCGGCCGATCCACAGCAGAACCACAACGTGGTCGACCGCGAGCGGTATCGAAAGGCGACCAAGCGGATGCGCACGGCGTACCGCGCTCTGCGTGACTGTCGTGGCCGGGAGTGTCGCTGA
- the leuS gene encoding leucine--tRNA ligase, with protein sequence MTVDDSNPVPHRYDSALAADIEARWQRRWHDDGVFNSPNPVGDLAGDGDVWQRDKYFIMDMFPYPSGAGLHVGHPLGYIATDVIGRHQRMLGKNVLHALGYDAFGLPAEQYAVQTGAHPRKTTEQNIVTMRRQLNRLGLAHDERRSFATIDPEFVRWTQWIFLQIFNSWYDTAADRARPIAELEAEFASGERATPSGRPWSEHSTGERREVLAGHRLAYIDETPVNWCPGLGTVLANEEVTSEGRSERGNFPVYTRSLRQWNMRITAYADRLIDDLDRVDWPDRVKLMQRNWIGRSHGARIRFPVEESADSARSIEVFTTRPDTIFGTTFMVLSPEHPMVDVLVPNAWPEGTVAGWTNGFDSPRAAVDAYRTAAASKTDAERQDEKRAKTGVFTGEFATNPANGTVMPVFVSDYVLMGYGTGAVMGVPGEDQRDWDFAKTYDLPVIRTVQPPDDFDGEAYSGVGAMINSANESVSLNGLDKDAAIEAITGWLIEHGHGTATTTYRLRDWLFSRQRYWGEPFPVVYDEHEQPIALPDSLLPVDLPEVDDYSPRTFDPDDVTSEPEPPLARVPEWVNVELDLGDGPKTYRRETNTMPNWAGSSWYELRYTDPHNADVLADPENERYWMGPRRDGDAGGVDLYIGGVEHAVLHLLYARFWHKVLFDLGHVSSEEPFQRLFNQGYIQAYAYTDDRGVYVPAEEVVEKADEHDTTYFFDGGSVNREYGKMGKSLKNVVTPDDMYDEFGADTFRVYEMSMGPLADSRPWETRAVIGSQRFLQRVWRLVVDESTGETIATDTASNHDGLDEATLRALHKTIDGVRTDMDRMHLNTVISKLIEYTSHLTKAGCTARAAVEPLVLMLAPIAPHICEELWSRLGHGGTLTYEAYPQADPAYLVEDTVICVVQVKGKVRGRVEVSPQIGDDELRALALAEPNVARYVDGQQIRKVIVRAPSLVNIVV encoded by the coding sequence GTGACTGTCGACGACAGCAACCCGGTGCCACACCGTTACGACAGCGCGCTCGCCGCCGACATCGAGGCGCGCTGGCAGCGGCGTTGGCACGACGACGGCGTCTTCAACTCACCCAACCCCGTCGGTGACCTCGCGGGCGACGGCGATGTCTGGCAGCGCGACAAGTACTTCATCATGGACATGTTCCCGTACCCCTCCGGTGCGGGCCTCCACGTCGGCCATCCGCTCGGCTACATCGCGACCGACGTCATCGGTCGACATCAGCGGATGCTCGGCAAGAACGTCCTGCACGCACTGGGATACGACGCGTTCGGCCTGCCCGCCGAGCAGTACGCCGTGCAGACGGGTGCGCATCCGCGCAAGACGACCGAGCAGAACATCGTCACCATGCGGCGGCAGCTGAACCGGCTCGGCCTCGCGCACGACGAGCGGCGCAGCTTCGCGACGATCGATCCCGAGTTCGTACGCTGGACGCAGTGGATCTTCCTGCAGATCTTCAACTCCTGGTACGACACCGCCGCCGACCGGGCGCGCCCGATCGCCGAGCTCGAGGCCGAGTTCGCATCCGGTGAGCGTGCGACGCCCTCGGGCAGGCCGTGGTCGGAGCACAGCACGGGGGAGCGCCGGGAGGTCCTGGCCGGTCACCGGCTCGCGTACATCGACGAGACCCCGGTCAACTGGTGCCCCGGGCTAGGCACGGTGCTCGCCAACGAAGAGGTCACGTCCGAGGGGCGCAGCGAGCGCGGCAACTTCCCCGTCTACACGCGCAGCCTGCGGCAGTGGAACATGCGCATCACCGCGTACGCCGACCGGCTCATCGACGATCTGGATCGCGTCGACTGGCCCGACCGCGTCAAGCTGATGCAGCGCAACTGGATCGGCCGATCGCACGGCGCTCGGATTCGATTCCCGGTGGAGGAGTCGGCCGACTCGGCACGGTCGATCGAGGTCTTCACCACCCGGCCCGACACCATCTTCGGTACGACGTTCATGGTGCTGTCGCCGGAGCATCCGATGGTCGACGTACTGGTGCCGAACGCATGGCCGGAGGGCACTGTCGCCGGTTGGACGAACGGCTTCGACTCCCCGCGCGCGGCGGTCGACGCGTACCGCACTGCGGCGGCATCGAAGACCGACGCGGAGCGACAGGACGAGAAGCGCGCCAAGACCGGTGTGTTCACGGGGGAGTTCGCCACCAACCCCGCCAACGGCACGGTGATGCCCGTCTTCGTCTCCGACTACGTCCTGATGGGCTACGGCACGGGCGCGGTGATGGGCGTGCCTGGCGAGGACCAGCGCGACTGGGACTTCGCGAAGACGTACGACCTGCCGGTGATCCGGACGGTGCAGCCACCGGACGACTTCGACGGTGAGGCGTACTCCGGCGTCGGAGCGATGATCAACTCGGCGAACGAGTCGGTATCACTCAACGGGCTCGACAAGGACGCCGCGATCGAGGCCATCACCGGCTGGCTCATCGAGCACGGGCATGGCACCGCCACGACGACATATCGGCTGCGCGACTGGCTGTTCAGCCGCCAGCGCTACTGGGGTGAGCCGTTCCCGGTCGTGTACGACGAGCACGAGCAGCCGATCGCGTTGCCCGATTCGCTGCTCCCGGTCGACCTGCCCGAGGTCGACGACTACTCGCCACGCACGTTCGACCCCGACGACGTGACATCCGAGCCGGAGCCCCCGCTTGCGCGCGTACCCGAGTGGGTCAACGTCGAGCTCGATCTGGGCGACGGGCCCAAGACGTACCGGCGCGAGACCAACACGATGCCCAACTGGGCCGGCTCGTCGTGGTACGAGCTGCGCTACACCGACCCGCACAACGCCGACGTGCTGGCCGACCCCGAGAACGAGCGCTACTGGATGGGGCCGCGCCGTGACGGCGACGCCGGGGGAGTCGACCTCTACATCGGCGGCGTCGAGCACGCCGTGCTGCACCTGCTGTACGCGCGGTTCTGGCACAAGGTGCTCTTCGACCTCGGGCACGTGTCGAGCGAGGAGCCGTTCCAGCGGCTGTTCAACCAGGGCTACATCCAGGCGTACGCGTACACCGACGACCGCGGTGTGTACGTGCCCGCGGAAGAGGTGGTCGAGAAGGCGGACGAGCACGACACCACGTACTTCTTCGACGGCGGGTCCGTCAACCGTGAGTACGGCAAGATGGGCAAGAGCCTGAAGAACGTCGTCACGCCCGACGACATGTACGACGAGTTCGGCGCCGATACGTTCCGCGTGTACGAGATGTCGATGGGTCCGCTGGCCGACTCGCGTCCGTGGGAGACCCGGGCCGTGATCGGCTCGCAGCGGTTCCTGCAGCGCGTCTGGCGCCTCGTCGTCGACGAGTCGACGGGCGAGACGATCGCCACCGACACGGCGTCGAACCACGACGGCCTCGACGAAGCGACCCTGCGGGCACTGCACAAGACGATCGACGGCGTGCGTACCGACATGGACCGCATGCACCTGAACACCGTCATCTCCAAGCTGATCGAGTACACCAGCCACCTGACCAAGGCGGGCTGCACCGCGCGGGCGGCGGTCGAGCCGCTCGTGCTGATGCTGGCGCCGATAGCGCCGCACATCTGCGAGGAGCTGTGGTCGCGTCTCGGTCACGGGGGCACCCTCACGTATGAGGCGTACCCGCAGGCCGACCCGGCGTACCTCGTCGAAGACACGGTCATTTGCGTCGTGCAGGTGAAGGGCAAGGTACGCGGGCGGGTCGAGGTCTCCCCGCAGATCGGTGACGACGAGCTGCGGGCGCTTGCGCTGGCGGAGCCGAACGTCGCGAGGTACGTCGACGGCCAGCAGATCCGTAAGGTGATCGTCCGGGCGCCGAGCCTGGTCAACATCGTCGTCTGA